The DNA sequence CGGGGCGCAGGTGCAGCGCCCCGAAGACGACGCGGACGGCGCCCGCCTGTGCGATCTGCGTCAGGGCGTGATCGAGGGCGGCGATCGAGTCGGTGAGGTGCGGCAGGATCGGCATCAGGAAGACCGTGACGCGGAACCCGGCTTCGGTCGCGGCGCGCACGGTCTCGAGTCGCGCGGCGGCCGAGGGCGTCCCCGGTTCGAGAAGCTTCTGCAGTTCGTCGTCGAACACGGCGATCGACATCGCCAGTGAGACGTCGACGGATGCCGCGGCTTCGCGCAGCAGCGGCAGGTCGCGCCTGAGCAGCGTGCCTTTCGTGAGGATCGAGAACGGCGTCCCCGACTCGGCGAGCGCGCCCACGATGGCCGGCATGAGGCGATACCGCCCCTCGGCACGCTGATACGGGTCGGTGTTCGTCCCGAGCATCACCGGCTCGCGCGCCCAGCTGCCGCGGCGCAGTTCTTTCTCGAGGACCTCCGCGACGTTGATCTTGACGATGATCTGCGAGTCGAAATCGCGTCCCGCGTCGAGCTCGAGGTACTCGTGCGTTCCACGGGCGAAGCAGTAGGCACATGCATGACTGCAGCCCCGATAGGGGTTCACGGTCCAGTCGAACGGCATGGCGGAGGCACTCGGCACGTGGTTGAGCGCGCTCCTGCACATCACCTCGTGGAACGTCACGTCGGCGAATTCGGGTGTGGTCACCGAGCGCACCAGACCGTTCAGCTGCTCCAGACCGGGCAGGGCGGCGGCATCCGTCACGCCCAGTTCCTGTCCTTGCCACCGCATGCTTCCATGGGAACAGAACAACGAATGTGTGTCAATACGTACTCGTACAAAGAATCGAAAGAGCAAAAGAGCTGTCGACCGCCGCACCCGTTCAGGCAAGAATGGGGCGTGTGACGGCTCCCGAACCGCACATCCCCCCACAGACCCGTCGGCAAGCGCGAGCTGAGCGTGAACGGGTCCTCGAGCGCGCCCCGGAGCCCCCGACCACCACGCGTCCGCTCCCCGTGCTCGCCGATCCGGGTCCTCAGCGACGCTCGCGCCGGCCGTCGACGGGGCGGACACCGACCCGGGTCGGCGCGCGCGCCGTCCCCGTCGCGCCGACCCGCCGCGAGGCGCGCGCGGTCGCGGTTCTGCAGGGCCACCGGGCGATCACGGCGCCGCAGCACGCGGGCCATCGCAGTGCCCGCGTCGGGATCGCAGCGCTCGCCGTCGCGACCTCGCTGATGCTCGTCTCGGCCGCTTCGGTCACGGCGGCCTTCGGCGGCCCCGAGCTGTTCACCCCGCAGCAGGCCGGCGAGGCTGACGCGCCCGAGGTCACGGCGCGCCTGAGCGCACCCGTGCCCGCGACCGCTGAGACGATCCCGGCGCCGACGGTGTCGGCCGCACCGGCGGCCCTCGACGTCTGCAGTCGGCCGGGGGTGGCCGACGCCCTCGCCGCGGGCGACGACGCCGCTGCGATCGCCGCGGCCGGCGGACCGGAGGCCTTCCGCGCCGCCGTCGCCGGCGGAACGGCCGGCTGCGTGCGCCTCGACGATTCGGCGCGCGTCTGGGTCGTGCTGAACAAGACCCGGCCGCACAACCCCCTCGATTACCGCCCGGCGAGCCTCGAGCTTCCCGGCGGCGTGCGCAGCATCGAGGGCGGGGCGCTGCGGGCGGATGCCGCCGCCGCGCTGTCGGCGATGGCCTCGGGCGCGGCTGCGGCAGGGGTCGGCGAGATCGCCCTCCTCAGCGGATTCCGTTCGTTTCAGACCCAGCAGGAGACCTACGGCAATCAGGTGGGCGCGCAGGGTGCGGCGCAGGCCGACCTCACCAGCGCGCGCCCGGGCTACAGCGAGCACCAGTCCGGTCTGGCCGCCGACGTCGTCGCGTGCGCGGACGGCTGCGGCACCCTGGACGACCTCGCGGCGACCGCGCAGGGACAGTGGATCGCCGCGAACGCCTGGCAGTACGGGTGGATCGTCCGCTACGAAGCGGGCTACCAGCCGATCACCGGCTACGACCCCGAGCCGTGGCACCTGCGCTTCATCGGCACCGATCTGGCGAAGGCGTACCACGACGGCGGCTGGCACACCCTCGAGGAGTTCTTCGGTCTTCCGGCGGCGCCCACCTACCCCTGATCGGATGCCGGGCCCCGGCATCCGATCGGTGAAACTGAGTACCATAGTCGCTGAGATGCAATTCCAGGCCGATCGGCTGCCGGCATCCGCAGACTCGAGGACGAGAGGACGGCGCACCATGGAGCGCGACATCTACGACGAAGACCACGAAGCATTCCGCGACGTCGTCAAGGAGTTCATCAAGCGCTACGCGACCGACGAGAAGCGCAAGCAGTGGGACGCCGACGGCGAGGTCGATCGCGCGACGCTGCGCGCCGCGGGCGAGTCGGGCATCATCGGTCTCGCCGTGCCGGAGGAGTACGGCGGCGCCGGCATGCTGCAGGACTACCGCTTCCGCGCGATCGTGAACGAAGAGGTCATCGGCGCGGGTCTCGGCTCGCTCGCGGGCGCGCTCGGCATTCAGGACGACCTGGCCGTGCCGTACGTCGTGCACATGGGAACCGACGAGCAGAAGCAGAAGTGGCTTCCCGGGATGGCGACCGGTGAGATCCTCGGCGCGCTCGCCATGACCGAGCCGGGTGCGGGCAGCGACCTCCGCGGCATCAAGACCACCGCGAAGAAGGTCGACGGCGGCTATGTCGTCAACGGCGCCAAGACGTTCATCTCCTCGGGCAAGACCGCCGACATGGTCGTGACGTTCGTGAAGACGGGTGAGGGCAATCGTCCCGACGCCTTCAGCCTGCTGATCCTCGAGAACGGCATGGCGGGCTTCGACCACGGCAAGAAGCTCGAGAAGATGGGCTTCCACGGCTGGGACACCGCCGAACTCTCGTTCACCGACGTCTTCGTGCCGGAAGAGAACCTGATCGGCGGCAAGGAGGGACTGGGGTTCATCCAGCTCATGATGAACCTGCCGCTCGAGCGTCTGTCGATCGGCGTCGCCGCCGCGGCCGCCGGAGAAGCCGCGTTCGTCTGGACCCGCGACTACACCCTCAGCCGCGAGGCGTTCGGGCAGTCGATCGCGGATTTCCAGAACACGCGCTTCAAGCTCGCCGACATGGCGACGACGGTCGACGTCATGTGGGCCTACATCGACCGGGCGATGCTGCTGTACAAGGACAAGAAGCTCACGGCCGAAGAGGCGGCGAAGGTCAAGTTCTGGGCGACCGACCGCGAGTGGGAGCTCCTGGACATCGGCGTGCAGCTGCACGGCGGCTACGGCTACATCACCGAGTACCCGATCGCCCGCGCCTTCCTCGATGCTCGCGTGCACCGCATCTACGGGGGCACGAACGAGATCATGCGCGACATCGTGTCGCGCCAGATCGTCGGCAAGCGCTGAGCTCTTCCTCCAGTCCGGATGCCGCTCGCGCGGCATCCGGTCTGCTCGTGTGCGCGCACGACCGCTCGTGTGCGCGCACGACTTCTCGTGTGCGCGCACGACTTCTCGTGCGCGTGCACCAGGGGTGTACCACGGCGGCTTGACCCCGTAGCGTCGAGGGCGGTGCCACAACCCGGCACATCCCCCCGATGAAGGAGATCACGATGAAGAGATCTGTACGACCTTCCCGCAGAGCGCTCGCCGTCACTACGGCGACCGCTGCCGCTCTCGCGCTGGCGCTCGCGCCGGCCACCGGTG is a window from the Microbacterium lacus genome containing:
- a CDS encoding M15 family metallopeptidase, with the protein product MTAPEPHIPPQTRRQARAERERVLERAPEPPTTTRPLPVLADPGPQRRSRRPSTGRTPTRVGARAVPVAPTRREARAVAVLQGHRAITAPQHAGHRSARVGIAALAVATSLMLVSAASVTAAFGGPELFTPQQAGEADAPEVTARLSAPVPATAETIPAPTVSAAPAALDVCSRPGVADALAAGDDAAAIAAAGGPEAFRAAVAGGTAGCVRLDDSARVWVVLNKTRPHNPLDYRPASLELPGGVRSIEGGALRADAAAALSAMASGAAAAGVGEIALLSGFRSFQTQQETYGNQVGAQGAAQADLTSARPGYSEHQSGLAADVVACADGCGTLDDLAATAQGQWIAANAWQYGWIVRYEAGYQPITGYDPEPWHLRFIGTDLAKAYHDGGWHTLEEFFGLPAAPTYP
- a CDS encoding acyl-CoA dehydrogenase family protein, translating into MERDIYDEDHEAFRDVVKEFIKRYATDEKRKQWDADGEVDRATLRAAGESGIIGLAVPEEYGGAGMLQDYRFRAIVNEEVIGAGLGSLAGALGIQDDLAVPYVVHMGTDEQKQKWLPGMATGEILGALAMTEPGAGSDLRGIKTTAKKVDGGYVVNGAKTFISSGKTADMVVTFVKTGEGNRPDAFSLLILENGMAGFDHGKKLEKMGFHGWDTAELSFTDVFVPEENLIGGKEGLGFIQLMMNLPLERLSIGVAAAAAGEAAFVWTRDYTLSREAFGQSIADFQNTRFKLADMATTVDVMWAYIDRAMLLYKDKKLTAEEAAKVKFWATDREWELLDIGVQLHGGYGYITEYPIARAFLDARVHRIYGGTNEIMRDIVSRQIVGKR
- a CDS encoding Rv2578c family radical SAM protein; protein product: MRWQGQELGVTDAAALPGLEQLNGLVRSVTTPEFADVTFHEVMCRSALNHVPSASAMPFDWTVNPYRGCSHACAYCFARGTHEYLELDAGRDFDSQIIVKINVAEVLEKELRRGSWAREPVMLGTNTDPYQRAEGRYRLMPAIVGALAESGTPFSILTKGTLLRRDLPLLREAAASVDVSLAMSIAVFDDELQKLLEPGTPSAAARLETVRAATEAGFRVTVFLMPILPHLTDSIAALDHALTQIAQAGAVRVVFGALHLRPGAKQWFMQWLGERHPELVSSYLGLYPGAAANAPKPYRTWLAKRVRPLLRVHGLDGRAEEDAPRRSPMPGLAARPQFVTTSRGREAEAARLF